One Armatimonadota bacterium DNA window includes the following coding sequences:
- the greA gene encoding transcription elongation factor GreA produces MDTEHRGTILTQQGYDDIRRELNRLLTIERPAVVLRLKEAMALGDLAENFDYHDAKRQQGLMEARIRDLKRILDTATVLEGNGPIEEIGVGSKVLVRDVADGFEDHYTIVGPPEADPSEGRISYESNMGAALLGRKAGERISVEAPCGVLEFEVVSIE; encoded by the coding sequence TTGGACACTGAGCACAGAGGAACGATACTGACACAGCAGGGATACGACGACATCAGGCGCGAACTCAATCGTCTGCTAACCATCGAGCGTCCCGCCGTCGTGCTACGACTGAAGGAGGCGATGGCTCTCGGCGATCTCGCCGAGAACTTCGACTACCATGATGCAAAGCGCCAACAGGGGCTGATGGAGGCCCGAATCAGGGATCTCAAGCGGATTCTGGATACGGCGACTGTACTCGAGGGCAACGGCCCGATCGAGGAGATAGGCGTCGGCTCCAAGGTGCTGGTCCGAGACGTCGCCGACGGGTTCGAGGACCACTACACCATAGTAGGTCCTCCGGAAGCGGACCCATCCGAGGGAAGAATATCGTACGAATCGAACATGGGAGCCGCACTGCTCGGCCGGAAGGCTGGCGAACGCATCTCCGTCGAGGCGCCCTGCGGGGTGCTGGAGTTCGAGGTCGTCAGTATAGAGTAG